A region from the Chelonoidis abingdonii isolate Lonesome George chromosome 10, CheloAbing_2.0, whole genome shotgun sequence genome encodes:
- the HNRNPA3 gene encoding heterogeneous nuclear ribonucleoprotein A3, producing the protein MSGIKEERDIEDYKRKGRRSSQGHDPKEPEQLRKLFIGGLSFETTDDSLREHFEKWGTLTDCVVMRDPQTKRSRGFGFVTYSCVEEVDAAMSARPHKVDGRVVEPKRAVSREDSVKPGAHLTVKKIFVGGIKEDTEEYNLRDYFEKYGKIETIEVMEDRQSGKKRGFAFVTFDDHDTVDKIVVQKYHTINGHNCEVKKALSKQEMQTASSQRGRGGGSGNFMGRGSFGGGGGGGGGGGNFSRGGSFGGRGGYGGGSGGGGRSGSFGSGDGYNGFGDGGNYGGGPGYSSRGGYGGGGGGPGYGNPGGGYGGGGGGGGGGGGYDGYNEGGNFGGGNYGGSGNYNDFGNYSGQQQSNYGPMKGGGSFGGRSSGSPYGGKYNFFFFFFFSLQSC; encoded by the exons GGCCATGACCCAAAGGAGCCAGAACAGTTGAGAAAACTGTTCATTGGAGGCCTGAGCTTTGAAACAACAGATGATAGCTTAagagaacattttgaaaaatggggCACGCTCACAGACTGTGTG GTGATGAGAGACCCACAAACAAAACGTTCCAGAGGCTTTGGCTTTGTGACTTACTCTTGTGTGGAAGAGGTAGATGCTGCAATGAGTGCTCGACCACATAAGGTTGATGGGCGTGTGGTCGAGCCCAAGAGAGCAGTTTCTAGAGAA GATTCTGTAAAGCCTGGAGCACACTTAAcagtaaagaaaatatttgttggTGGAATTAAAGAAGATACAGAAGAGTATAATTTAAGAGACTACTTTGAAAAATATGGCAAGATTGAAACCatagaagtcatggaagacaggcaGAGTGGAAAGAAAAGAGGATTTGCTTTTGTAACTTTTGATGATCATGATACAGTTGATAAAATTGTTG TTCAAAAATATCATACTATAAATGGACATAATTGTGAAGTGAAAAAAGCACTTTCCAAGCAAGAGATGCAGACTGCTAGCTCACAGAGAG GTCGCGGGGGTGGCTCAGGCAACTTCATGGGTCGTGGAagttttggaggaggaggaggtggtggtggtggtggtggaaattTCAGCCGAGGAGGAAGCTTTGGTGGCAGAG GAGGCTATGGTGGCGGCAGCGGTGGTGGTGGGAGAAGTGGAAGCTTTGGGAGTGGCGATGGATATAATGGATTTGGCGATG GTGGGAACTATGGAGGTGGCCCTGGTTACAGTAGTAGAGGGGGttatggtggtggtggaggaggaccAGGATACGGAAACCCAGGTGGTGGATATGGTGgcggcggtggtggtggtggaggaggaggtggataCGATGGTTACAACGAAGGAGGAAATTTTGGTGGCG GTAACTATGGTGGCAGTGGAAACTATAACGATTTTGGCAATTATAGTGGGCAACAGCAGTCAAACTATGGACCCATGAAAGGAGGTGGCAGTTTTGGTGGCAGAAGCTCAGGCAGTCCCTATGGTggtaaatataactttttttttttttttttttttagtctgcaGTCGTGTTAG